Genomic DNA from Miscanthus floridulus cultivar M001 unplaced genomic scaffold, ASM1932011v1 fs_149_1_2, whole genome shotgun sequence:
ATCGTACGAGAGGGAGAAGCAATCCAGTTTTACATCACTTGATTACATCATCGGAATTAATTTATGGGGTGCTATGACAACCACATGCTTACAAGGACACCCTCGGTATGGAGTTTGTTTTTGAAAGGGATGGAGGAGTACTGTCTAATAATCACTTAACTGTCTTGTTTAGGACAGATTCTAGATGGTGAAAAAAAGTTATCTGAACCCTCCAAGCGGCGCGCTTTGCGCCCACCTTTCTCCCCCCACATTCTCTCAACGGCACCATTTACACTAACGCAAAATTGGTTGGGAGAGGGCCGTAGGAAAAATCACTTCAGCTTCTTCGCTTCCCTCCACCCGCACCTCTTCCTCCATCCTCGTCGGCCGTGTTCGCCTCGTGCTCCCCTCCGGTGGCCATTCCCACAGAGCTACTCCTCTGGCGCCCTCCTCCTTCATCCTCGTTGTGTCCGAGGTCCAGCGAGGCGCACCTATGGCCGAGATCACGCGAGGAGTACCTTCTCCGTGCCGCCGAAATCTCCTCCATGTGCTCACCCCCTAGTACCCGTGGCCATCCTCCTCAAGCGCCAGCATCCAACCCCTTGCGCACCTCCTTGAGCCCGAAAGCTGAGCTCCTCCTTCATGCCACCGTTCTCATCTTCACCGTCCAACTCCTCCCCGCATGCCTTCTCGAGCTCCTGTGGCTATACCCCCCCCCCCCAGGTGTCCTGAGGGAGTGCCTCCAGGCAGGAACAAGCTCACTGGCGCGGGCTTCTTCTCCGTGCTTTGTGCTTACTGAGGCAATCCTCTCTCTCTTATTTTGTGCGGGTCAACTTGGTAGTTAGAGCATCTCCATCAGATATCGTATCCAATCTCCTATACCTAAAAAGTAGTATTTTAGAAGATGGAGGAACCACAATAGATCTCTTGTCTTATCTCCTTTACTATAACCTTTTAGAGATATCATAAAAGAAGCATCTTTTCTCCTAGATAAATGAGACAACCCTCTCTCTCCCTTATTGAAGACAAGTGTTGGTTAATCTTACAACAACATTGCTCTCTTATATCCTAAACTCATTTTAAAGTAATCTCCTAAAACAATTTTATAAAAGGTGTGATACAAAAATTCGGGTAGAGATGCTCTAAGTATTTGATCAAAGGGGAATTCATTTCCGTTTTCAAGGCGCAGGATGAAATGGTTTGGTCACGGTGTGTttcattcttttttgtttttttttgagtAAACATACCTATATACCTACTAGATGAAATCCATCGCTCACACAACTAATTTCCCATTTTACTGCCCGGCACTCCGGCAGCAACGGGCATGCAAAGAAAGTTGCCAACGCAAGCAGTAGACGCCGCCGCACCGAAATCCCGGATCACGCCGGCCGCAGTCCGGATCACGCGCGATCTCTCTCAACCGCATTTGTCCGCGTCTCATGGCAGCATGCACCGATGGACGGCCACGGCCAGAGCCGTGCGGCACTCGACTGCGACCGCAGGGGCAGAAGCGTAACTCCGCACGGCGACCCGCAGGCCGAGGCGGCCCCACGTCACGAGGGCGAATCCAGGGCCCGCGCCGCGTGGACGGCCAGATGGCCCCCCTGGGCCTATAAATGGATGCCCTCAGCCTCAGAGCAGGATCTATCTCGTTCCAGATTGCATTTGTTGCGAGCTTCAGTTCCTTCGTGTTCTTATTTCTTTgcgaggagaggaagaggaggaaggatgTCGTGCTGCGGAGGCAACTGCGGGTGCGGCTCCGGCTGCAAGTGCGGCAGCGGCTGCGGAGGGTAAGCCTAGCCTGCCCCTTCCCTTCCGTCCCGTTCCTCCCTCTCGGAGTCAGATCTGATCTGATGATGAACTTGCGTGCATATGGGTTCGCTGATCTGCCTTTCGTGGCTCTGTTTCCGTCGGACCTGTGCTAAGCTGCCGGCAGGCTGTTCCTCGTGCTTCCGTAGAAATGTTTGTTATATTTTCTACATGTACAAAAAGTAAAAGGAGGATAGATAAGAGAGTGGCATATTGGCATGATTTATGAACCTGTGTCTATGCATCTTTGATTTTGGAGGAAGGATGTGCGGAGCTGGGAGATTGGTTTTTGTCCTCTCCCATGGTCCTGCTGCTGCATGTAAAAAGTTCGTTCGTCCGGAAACGatgcgcacgcacgcacgcacgcatgctgttcttgttcttgttcttgttttgAAGGTGCTTTGATTTGATTTTTCGGTTTGTTCAACTCGTCGTGCTCATCGATCTGTCTGTATGTATGCAGGTGCAAGATGTACCCGGACATGGCTGAGCaggtgaccaccaccaccaccaccacccagacTCTCATCATGGGTGTTGCACCATCCAAGGGGTATGCATGCTCATGCTCGTCGATCTCTCTCGCATTCTGTagctatttctttttcttttcttttccccgTTTCTGCGCAGAGATTATTCCTTTTGGTTTATTGGCTCCATCGGCTTCTAATAATAGCCAGCAACATACGGAGTATGGCCATGTTCACTTTGCAAATATTTTTGaatccgatgaatagtaccactttcgtcttatttggtaaatattgttcaatcgtggaccaactaggctcaaaagattcatctcgtgatttccaattaaactgtgtaattagttatttttttacttatatttaatactccatacaaacggctaaaaattgatgtgatggagagagagtgaaaaaacttgaatttagatgacatctaaacaaggcctatgtgGTGATCTGTACTCTACTATTTTTGTCCTTTTGCCTTGCGTGCGTGGCTGATCGATTTTGTACTACTTTCACTTTAGTGAAAGTTTCATCGCCAACAGTAAAAAAGGTCACGACACCGAAATAGCGCGCTGCCATGCATGAGGGAAAGAAACACACATGCTTCTGCTGCTTTTCTCtgcgccaaaaaaaaaaaaacttaagaAGAAAAACACTGATATGACGACAGTTTTTTTTTCACTTGTCCTGTACTGAAAAGTCTTGACACGGCATACGTAGTATGGTATAGGTGCTGCCTTTCTGGTAGGGAACATGACAAAGATCGATCTCTGCTCACACTCACTCGTCTGCTCCCCAAGCACGTTGTATTATTATCTATTAATATACTCTAGTATGCTGCTGTGTATTGGTATACATGTACTCCTGTGAGAGCAGGCACTGACTTTGTTTGCCTGGTACGTGACGGTGGATCGGTGCAGGCACGCCGAGGGCGGGTTCGAGGCGGCAGCCGGAGCTGAGAACGACGGCTGCAAGTGCGGCCCCAACTGCAGCTGCAACCCCTGCACCTGCAAGTGAGGAGGTGGCGATGACCCTGCAGGGTGCAGGCCGTGATGAGGAAGGAGATCGGAAGGACTCTCTAGCTAAGCTCTAGTACAGCAGTGTCGTTTGTATATGAGTCAGTCAGTCGCGTGCCATGGCATGCTTCTGCGCATGCCGCTAGTGGTGGTGGCACCGATGGGAACCAATAATTGTACTGAGATGTTGGCGTCGTCGCGTCCTGTCCTTCCTCCCCTGCCCCTGGGGCTCATCTAGCCGTCAGTGTTTGTGTGTTTGTGTTTGTGTTTGTGTTTGTGTTGGTGCAGTGGAgcacagcagcaggccatgccccTTGCTCTATTTGCACGTCGTGTGCGACTTTGTTTGTGCTGTGTCACCATCCATCTATCATCTATATCCCATCTTTGTGAACTGTGTacacctctttttttttttgcgaatgtgTGTACCCTTGTTGTGACCGTCAATGTGTGAGCGAGATGCCTCTATCCGACTTCCGAGTATAGCGCTAACAACATTCTACAGAAATCCCTAGAAATTttgcacaaa
This window encodes:
- the LOC136530504 gene encoding uncharacterized protein → MDGHGQSRAALDCDRRGRSVTPHGDPQAEAAPRHEGESRARAAWTARWPPWAYKWMPSASEQDLSRSRLHLLRASVPSCSYFFARRGRGGRMSCCGGNCGCGSGCKCGSGCGGCKMYPDMAEQVTTTTTTTQTLIMGVAPSKGHAEGGFEAAAGAENDGCKCGPNCSCNPCTCK